The Mycoplasmopsis bovirhinis genome has a segment encoding these proteins:
- a CDS encoding IS30 family transposase, with amino-acid sequence MKKYPYFLEFDHIVKKSEGKYGTRKQKQTKPKTLKYATEISKRPDYINDRLEHGHFELDTVIGKINDTYCIVTIIERQTRMSYAMLSKRNSKAIKQTLLKLIKKHSLDIKTLTVDNGSENVLLHHVIPTERLFKCQPYSSWQKGSIENMHRLIRYYIPKGKSFDKYSQHGIDYMMDKINNYRQVVRQYKIT; translated from the coding sequence ATTAAAAAATACCCTTATTTCCTTGAATTTGACCACATTGTCAAAAAATCTGAAGGAAAATATGGAACACGGAAGCAAAAACAAACCAAACCTAAAACATTAAAATATGCAACAGAAATTTCAAAACGTCCAGATTATATTAATGATCGCTTAGAACATGGTCATTTTGAATTAGACACAGTTATTGGAAAAATCAATGATACATATTGTATTGTAACCATAATTGAACGGCAAACCAGAATGTCTTATGCTATGCTCTCAAAACGTAACTCCAAAGCTATAAAACAAACTCTTCTCAAACTAATCAAGAAACATAGCTTAGACATTAAAACTTTAACAGTTGATAATGGTAGTGAAAATGTCTTATTACACCATGTCATTCCAACTGAAAGATTATTTAAATGCCAACCATATAGTTCATGACAAAAAGGTTCAATAGAAAATATGCACCGCTTAATTAGGTATTACATTCCCAAAGGAAAAAGCTTTGATAAATACTCTCAGCATGGAATTGATTATATGATGGATAAAATAAATAACTACCGACAAGTTGTACGGCAATATAAGATAACCTAA
- a CDS encoding type I restriction endonuclease subunit R, translating to MLKEKDIEISIISLLEQKGYQWITIDNDHWIQTRNLDDFINESLLRDSLIKINKINDHNVIQEAINSIKNLDNPSLFERNYAFHKILVDGITIESKDFLVNPLIRFVDFTNPENNTFQVANQVKFQEGQKMRIPDVIIYINGIPLIVMELKSFNEDAQEATLEHAYAQLGSNSEHDGYRYDIPTLFNYNSFLVISDGIDTKVGTLTSKIDRYNEWKSVSGEKGYNDDYINKIDVFINGLFDKNRLIDIIKNNIFYIIDKNDKPIKIMAQYHQYFGVNKALNSIIKTVKPNGNGKAGIIWHTQGSGKSFSMVMLAHKLLIEKELNVPTIVLLTDRIDLDIQLYKTFFSAKDYLKCEPVIASSREDLVKKLSNIKQGGIILSTIAKFDKEHLPKNERNNIIVMADEAHRGHYGIYETVSYEKNAETEEMEAIFKYGVEKYIRDALPNATFIGFTGTPVSTKTKQTTDIFGEIIDAYDMTQSIIDGSTVKLYYESRLAKVWTNDEVLKEIDQYYKDLENTQQADTKSIERSKNEMSKIKQILEDHDMIKVFASDIIEHYENRKGIINGKAMIICQTRIAASKLYKEIISEYPAYKDSAILVVTESNKDPEELRKLFGNNALRKELGDEFKKDTSRYKIAIVCDMWLTGFDVPDLEVMYFIKRLKSYNLMQAIARVNRVYPGKSSGLIVDYIGLNSALEEALDQYTIRDKENNIQDIKNEIYNVIKEKLSILNEWFYKIPKDKFWANDSLTRFRAIQEGAQFILEDKTRREDPFMFDLSFSLKQAFVVCAGIVTKQERKEILYYLAIRSYILKLRNKPGIVSTKEMNEHVSQLLAEAIKGDEVRSLTAEQKSDFNAIELLSKEKIDQLRKSNPPHIFVEIVKKLLERAIAESRKHNYFKSQEYSKRLRRILEEYHGRGASFTPALTILQLTDFASEMVADEYEAQKLGVFGRERAFYDALARDKNAQELLGDDTLILIARELKEVVEEYALTDWAAKESTRSQMRIKIKECLKKYNYPPQYQILAIKDVIKQAEYIMLED from the coding sequence ATGCTAAAAGAAAAAGACATTGAAATAAGCATTATATCTTTACTTGAACAAAAAGGTTATCAATGGATAACTATTGATAATGATCATTGAATCCAAACTCGCAATTTGGATGATTTTATTAATGAATCTTTATTAAGAGATTCATTAATAAAGATTAATAAAATTAATGATCATAATGTCATTCAGGAAGCTATAAATTCTATTAAAAACCTTGATAATCCTTCATTATTTGAAAGGAACTATGCTTTTCATAAAATATTGGTTGATGGTATTACAATTGAATCAAAGGATTTTTTAGTAAATCCTTTGATTAGATTTGTCGACTTTACTAACCCTGAGAATAATACTTTTCAAGTTGCAAACCAAGTTAAATTCCAAGAGGGACAGAAAATGAGGATTCCTGATGTTATCATTTATATTAATGGAATACCTTTAATTGTTATGGAATTAAAATCATTTAATGAAGATGCTCAAGAAGCAACTTTAGAACATGCTTATGCTCAGCTTGGTTCTAATTCAGAACATGATGGTTATAGGTATGATATTCCAACTTTATTTAATTACAATTCTTTTTTAGTTATTTCAGACGGTATTGATACAAAAGTTGGGACTTTAACATCAAAAATAGATCGCTACAATGAATGAAAGAGTGTCTCGGGTGAAAAAGGTTATAATGATGATTATATTAATAAAATCGATGTTTTTATCAATGGTTTATTTGATAAAAACAGGCTTATCGACATTATCAAAAATAACATTTTTTACATAATTGATAAAAATGATAAGCCAATTAAAATTATGGCCCAATACCACCAATATTTTGGTGTTAATAAAGCACTCAATTCAATTATAAAAACAGTTAAACCAAACGGAAATGGTAAAGCTGGTATTATCTGACATACACAAGGCAGTGGAAAATCTTTTTCAATGGTGATGCTTGCACATAAATTACTAATTGAAAAAGAACTTAATGTTCCTACAATTGTTTTATTAACAGATCGAATTGATTTAGATATTCAATTATATAAAACATTTTTTAGTGCTAAAGATTATTTAAAATGTGAGCCAGTAATAGCTAGTTCACGCGAAGATCTAGTTAAAAAACTCTCAAATATTAAACAGGGCGGGATCATTTTAAGTACCATTGCTAAATTTGATAAAGAACACTTACCAAAAAATGAGCGCAATAATATTATTGTTATGGCTGATGAAGCTCACCGTGGCCACTACGGAATTTATGAAACTGTTTCATATGAAAAAAATGCTGAAACAGAAGAAATGGAAGCCATTTTTAAATATGGTGTAGAGAAATATATTAGAGATGCTCTACCTAATGCAACGTTTATTGGTTTTACAGGAACTCCTGTATCAACTAAAACAAAACAAACAACAGATATTTTTGGCGAAATAATTGATGCGTATGATATGACTCAATCAATAATTGATGGTTCAACAGTTAAATTGTATTATGAATCACGTTTAGCTAAAGTTTGAACTAATGATGAAGTACTCAAAGAAATAGATCAATATTACAAAGATTTAGAAAATACACAACAAGCAGATACAAAATCCATCGAACGTTCAAAAAATGAAATGTCTAAGATCAAACAAATACTGGAAGACCATGACATGATTAAAGTTTTTGCAAGTGATATTATCGAACATTATGAAAACCGTAAGGGAATTATTAACGGCAAAGCAATGATTATTTGTCAAACTAGAATTGCTGCATCTAAACTATATAAAGAAATAATCTCTGAATATCCAGCATACAAAGATAGCGCTATCTTAGTTGTTACTGAATCAAACAAAGACCCAGAAGAGCTACGTAAATTATTTGGTAATAATGCATTACGTAAAGAATTGGGTGATGAATTTAAAAAAGATACTTCTAGATACAAAATTGCAATTGTTTGTGATATGTGATTAACTGGTTTTGATGTACCAGACTTAGAAGTTATGTATTTTATTAAACGTTTAAAATCATACAACCTAATGCAAGCAATTGCCAGGGTAAACAGAGTTTATCCTGGAAAATCCTCTGGTTTAATTGTTGATTATATTGGCTTAAATAGTGCATTAGAAGAAGCCTTAGATCAATATACTATTCGTGATAAAGAAAATAACATACAAGATATTAAGAATGAAATTTATAACGTAATCAAAGAAAAATTAAGCATCCTTAATGAATGGTTTTATAAAATACCAAAAGATAAATTTTGAGCTAATGATTCTTTAACTAGATTTCGTGCAATTCAAGAAGGTGCACAATTTATCCTAGAAGATAAAACAAGACGTGAAGATCCCTTTATGTTTGATTTATCATTTTCTTTAAAACAAGCGTTTGTGGTTTGTGCCGGAATTGTTACTAAACAAGAAAGAAAAGAGATTCTTTATTATCTAGCTATACGAAGTTATATTTTAAAACTTCGTAACAAACCAGGTATTGTATCTACCAAAGAGATGAATGAACATGTATCACAGTTACTCGCGGAAGCTATTAAAGGTGATGAAGTAAGATCATTAACAGCAGAACAAAAATCGGATTTTAATGCAATTGAATTATTGTCAAAAGAGAAAATTGATCAACTTCGCAAAAGTAATCCTCCCCACATCTTTGTCGAAATAGTGAAAAAATTACTAGAAAGAGCAATTGCTGAATCTCGTAAACACAATTATTTTAAATCGCAAGAATATTCAAAAAGGCTTAGAAGGATTCTTGAAGAATACCATGGCCGTGGTGCAAGTTTTACACCCGCTTTAACAATTTTGCAACTGACCGATTTTGCTAGTGAAATGGTTGCTGATGAATATGAGGCACAAAAACTAGGGGTATTTGGACGTGAAAGAGCTTTTTATGATGCACTAGCACGGGATAAAAATGCTCAAGAATTACTTGGTGATGATACATTAATCCTTATTGCTAGAGAACTCAAAGAGGTTGTCGAAGAATATGCACTAACCGACTGAGCAGCAAAAGAATCTACACGCTCACAAATGAGGATTAAAATTAAAGAATGCTTAAAGAAATATAATTATCCTCCCCAATATCAAATATTGGCAATTAAAGATGTAATTAAGCAAGCAGAATATATAATGCTTGAAGATTAA
- a CDS encoding restriction endonuclease subunit S, with protein MDDLIENYQGRIKIICKILSASLKQFREKTFIKYYDPQIIKSGIDKFDNTKIYIDTSKVDGINTISGGDLITYENKPSRANMKPIKNSVWFAKMKDSSKKIIVTSYDLDLVKNTIFSTGFLGISESTKLPISLLSAIIISDDFNTQRDLNSVGTTMAGINNETFLKILVPKLYENQIEEYDKKYKSFIYELSLLRQKINKLKQIKQQLLNKYF; from the coding sequence GTGGATGATTTGATTGAGAATTATCAAGGAAGAATTAAGATAATATGTAAGATCTTATCAGCATCATTAAAGCAATTTAGAGAAAAAACCTTTATCAAATACTATGATCCACAAATAATAAAATCTGGCATTGATAAATTTGATAATACAAAAATTTATATTGATACTTCGAAAGTGGATGGTATAAATACTATATCAGGTGGTGATTTAATTACATATGAAAATAAACCATCAAGAGCAAATATGAAACCTATCAAAAATAGTGTTTGGTTTGCCAAAATGAAAGATTCAAGTAAAAAAATAATTGTAACAAGTTATGATTTAGATCTTGTTAAAAATACAATTTTTTCAACTGGTTTTTTAGGTATTAGTGAATCTACTAAATTACCAATTTCACTATTATCAGCAATAATTATTTCAGACGATTTTAATACTCAAAGAGATTTAAATTCAGTAGGGACAACTATGGCTGGAATTAATAACGAAACATTCCTAAAAATACTGGTACCAAAATTATATGAAAATCAGATTGAAGAATATGATAAAAAATATAAATCATTTATTTATGAACTATCTTTACTAAGACAAAAAATAAATAAACTCAAACAAATAAAACAACAATTATTAAATAAATATTTTTAA
- a CDS encoding tyrosine-type recombinase/integrase produces the protein MKDFKTFLLHQNLSKNTIDSYQFSLDLYFKYFDEITKQNLLAFKALLVDNYKGKTVNLRIQGINKYLEYINKEKLKLKFIKLQQTSYLENVISDADYEFLKNKLLKDQNYEWYFIVRFLGATGARVSELIQFKYEHLKRGYIDLYTKSGKIRRIFIPKKLRIKAIEYYDSVDRDTGYLFLNKTKKQITTRGLSHQLKVLAKKYKMNLNVVYPHSFRHRFAKNFLEKRKDISLLADLMGHESIETTRIYLRKTSEEQQAIVDKIVDW, from the coding sequence ATGAAAGATTTTAAAACGTTTTTACTTCATCAAAATTTATCAAAAAATACAATTGATTCATATCAATTTTCTTTAGATTTGTACTTCAAATATTTTGATGAAATTACTAAACAAAACCTATTAGCTTTTAAAGCTCTTTTAGTTGATAACTATAAAGGAAAAACAGTAAATTTAAGAATTCAAGGTATTAACAAATACCTTGAATATATTAACAAAGAAAAACTAAAACTAAAATTTATTAAATTGCAACAAACAAGTTATCTTGAGAATGTCATTAGTGATGCAGATTATGAATTCTTAAAAAACAAATTACTTAAAGATCAAAATTATGAATGATATTTTATTGTAAGATTTTTAGGAGCAACAGGAGCTAGGGTTTCAGAACTTATCCAATTTAAATATGAACATTTAAAACGAGGTTATATAGATTTATATACTAAATCAGGTAAAATAAGGAGAATTTTTATACCTAAGAAATTACGCATAAAAGCCATTGAGTATTATGATTCAGTTGATAGGGATACTGGTTATTTGTTTCTTAATAAAACAAAGAAACAAATAACCACCAGAGGTCTATCACATCAATTAAAGGTTTTAGCTAAAAAATACAAAATGAATTTAAATGTTGTTTATCCGCATTCATTTCGCCATAGATTTGCAAAAAACTTTTTAGAAAAAAGAAAAGATATATCCTTGCTTGCAGATCTCATGGGACATGAATCAATAGAAACAACAAGGATATATCTGAGAAAAACCAGTGAAGAACAACAAGCTATTGTTGATAAAATTGTTGACTGGTAA
- a CDS encoding restriction endonuclease subunit S domain-containing protein produces MNEIKKLYPLTNIVQFQKGFEVGSSKYSETKNPGQINYIRVGDLKSLGNTFVDTLNNYTYADFEDILVTFDGAPGRNNIDLVGAYSSGIDKLICLNEDKGLVFFEINSKINKQIIDIHTYGTTIKHASKSINFLVYANVDHKENKY; encoded by the coding sequence TTGAATGAAATCAAGAAATTATATCCCCTAACTAATATAGTTCAATTTCAAAAAGGTTTTGAGGTTGGTTCATCTAAATATAGTGAAACTAAAAACCCTGGACAAATCAATTACATTAGAGTTGGTGATTTAAAATCTTTAGGAAATACATTTGTTGATACTTTGAATAATTACACATATGCAGATTTTGAAGATATACTTGTAACTTTTGATGGAGCACCAGGGAGAAATAATATAGATCTAGTTGGAGCATATTCTTCTGGTATAGATAAACTTATTTGTCTTAATGAAGATAAAGGCCTAGTCTTTTTTGAAATAAATAGCAAAATTAATAAACAAATAATTGATATTCATACATATGGAACAACAATAAAGCATGCTTCAAAATCAATAAATTTCTTAGTTTATGCTAATGTAGACCATAAAGAAAACAAATATTAA
- a CDS encoding restriction endonuclease subunit S encodes MIEFNNRIIDKLSIYSDLIYKDYLNRAHNNLSAKLGDYSEIKTGKINVNSAVENGKYPFFTCGSECLYIDDYAYNCKAIIISGNGVISCKYYDGKFNAYQRTYVLTPKKYFYLFQKACEFETNNLNINSSGSVIKFITKSMIEQISITLNDYSIITDDRIARIYNLISKYKQKNIVLQKIKQHLLNKYF; translated from the coding sequence TTGATAGAATTTAACAACAGAATTATTGATAAATTAAGCATTTATAGTGACTTAATTTATAAAGATTATTTAAACAGAGCACATAACAATCTTAGTGCAAAATTAGGTGATTATTCCGAAATAAAAACAGGAAAGATAAATGTTAATTCAGCTGTTGAAAACGGAAAATACCCATTTTTTACTTGTGGTAGTGAATGTTTATATATTGATGATTATGCGTACAATTGTAAAGCAATAATTATATCTGGGAATGGTGTCATCTCATGTAAATACTATGACGGAAAATTTAATGCATATCAAAGAACCTATGTGCTAACACCTAAAAAATATTTTTACTTATTCCAAAAAGCGTGCGAATTTGAGACGAATAACTTAAATATCAATTCATCGGGTTCAGTCATAAAATTTATTACTAAATCAATGATCGAACAAATATCAATTACATTAAATGATTATTCTATAATAACTGATGATAGAATCGCTAGAATTTATAACTTAATATCAAAATATAAACAAAAGAATATTGTATTACAAAAAATAAAACAACATTTATTAAATAAATACTTCTAG
- a CDS encoding restriction endonuclease subunit S domain-containing protein — MDDLIEKKQEIILKIKEYRRIKFMKYASLSNLEEDILEHIELENGSQPPKEQHVYELMPGYVRFVQNRDYSSDVHLTYIPISKRNHLCSISDIMMDKYGDAGAIRYGIVGAFNVALFKIIPKNFYEIEYIRDFLSQKKIKDLLYLSSQASTRPSLNEKTFIGIKMPLLSKDILFKYQESMENILNIELKIKNEIEKLKQIKQHLLNKYF, encoded by the coding sequence GTGGATGATTTGATAGAGAAAAAGCAAGAAATAATATTAAAAATCAAAGAATATCGCAGAATTAAATTCATGAAATACGCTTCATTATCTAATTTAGAAGAAGATATTTTAGAACACATCGAATTAGAAAATGGTTCCCAACCACCTAAGGAGCAACATGTATATGAACTTATGCCAGGATATGTAAGATTTGTCCAGAACAGAGATTATAGCTCAGATGTACATCTTACATATATTCCAATCTCAAAAAGAAATCATTTATGCAGTATTTCTGATATTATGATGGATAAATATGGAGATGCAGGGGCCATTAGATATGGTATTGTAGGAGCATTTAATGTTGCTTTGTTTAAAATTATTCCTAAAAATTTTTACGAAATAGAATATATTAGAGATTTTCTATCACAAAAGAAAATAAAAGACTTGTTATATTTATCATCGCAAGCATCAACTAGACCATCTTTAAATGAAAAAACATTTATTGGTATAAAAATGCCATTATTAAGTAAGGATATATTATTTAAATATCAGGAAAGTATGGAAAATATTTTAAATATAGAATTAAAAATTAAAAACGAGATTGAAAAATTAAAGCAAATAAAACAACATTTATTAAATAAGTACTTCTAG
- a CDS encoding restriction endonuclease subunit S — MKLKEILEICYGKDQKNVEVDSSEIPILGSGGIIGYSSKYLYDKESVLIGRVGTIATPFYINKPFWTVNTLFYTKIDVTKVIPRYLYYWLLTKNLNVHREGSAVPRLTRKNLNELELVLPPINTQQHIVNTIGSVDDLIEKKQEIILKIKEYRRIKFMKYASLSNLEEDILEHIELENGSQPPKEQHVYELMPGYVRFVQNRDYSSDVHLTYIPISKRNHLCSISDIMMDKYGDAGAIRYGIVGAFNVALFKIIPKNFYEIEYIRDFLSQKKIKDLLYLSSQASTRPSLNEKTFIGIKMPLLSKDILFKYQESMENILNIELKIKNEIEKLKQIKQHLLNKYF, encoded by the coding sequence ATGAAACTAAAAGAAATATTAGAAATTTGTTATGGAAAAGATCAAAAAAATGTTGAAGTTGATTCAAGTGAAATACCAATTTTAGGGTCTGGAGGAATAATTGGGTATTCTTCTAAATATCTATATGACAAAGAATCAGTATTAATTGGAAGAGTAGGTACAATTGCAACACCTTTTTATATTAATAAACCTTTTTGAACTGTTAATACGTTATTTTATACTAAAATAGATGTTACAAAAGTTATTCCTAGATATTTATATTATTGATTATTAACAAAAAACTTAAATGTTCACAGAGAGGGTTCTGCAGTTCCTAGATTAACAAGAAAAAATCTGAATGAACTGGAATTGGTACTACCGCCCATCAATACCCAACAACACATAGTTAACACTATCGGTAGTGTGGATGATTTGATAGAGAAAAAGCAAGAAATAATATTAAAAATCAAAGAATATCGCAGAATTAAATTCATGAAATACGCTTCATTATCTAATTTAGAAGAAGATATTTTAGAACACATCGAATTAGAAAATGGTTCCCAACCACCTAAGGAGCAACATGTATATGAACTTATGCCAGGATATGTAAGATTTGTCCAGAACAGAGATTATAGCTCAGATGTACATCTTACATATATTCCAATCTCAAAAAGAAATCATTTATGCAGTATTTCTGATATTATGATGGATAAATATGGAGATGCAGGGGCCATTAGATATGGTATTGTAGGAGCATTTAATGTTGCTTTGTTTAAAATTATTCCTAAAAATTTTTACGAAATAGAATATATTAGAGATTTTCTATCACAAAAGAAAATAAAAGACTTGTTATATTTATCATCGCAAGCATCAACTAGACCATCTTTAAATGAAAAAACATTTATTGGTATAAAAATGCCATTATTAAGTAAGGATATATTATTTAAATATCAGGAAAGTATGGAAAATATTTTAAATATAGAATTAAAAATTAAAAACGAGATTGAAAAATTAAAGCAAATAAAACAACATTTATTAAATAAGTACTTCTAG
- a CDS encoding restriction endonuclease subunit S, translating to MRTYKIKEIAQIINGSTPSTKNKAYWNGNIVWITPSDLSSFNGKYIYTSNKLITKEGYDSCSTTLVPKGTVLLSSKASIGYLAIAGVELCTSQGFKSLVCNPALINNEYMYYWLSTKIKFFNSISSGAVMKELTTDILENINIELPNFNTQQHIVNIRGI from the coding sequence ATGAGAACTTATAAAATTAAAGAGATTGCACAAATTATTAATGGTTCAACTCCATCTACTAAAAATAAAGCATATTGAAATGGTAATATTGTTTGAATAACTCCATCAGATTTATCATCATTTAATGGCAAATATATTTATACATCCAATAAATTAATTACTAAAGAAGGTTATGATAGTTGTTCAACTACACTAGTTCCTAAAGGCACTGTTTTGCTTTCATCAAAAGCATCAATTGGCTATTTAGCTATTGCAGGGGTTGAACTTTGCACAAGCCAAGGATTTAAATCGTTGGTATGTAATCCAGCACTAATCAATAATGAATATATGTATTACTGACTTTCAACGAAAATCAAATTTTTCAATTCAATATCTAGTGGTGCTGTTATGAAGGAATTAACTACAGATATATTAGAAAACATCAACATAGAATTACCAAATTTCAATACCCAACAACACATAGTTAACATTCGAGGTATATAA
- a CDS encoding restriction endonuclease subunit S, with translation MIYQLKDLAIISRGSQPFPVSKYLSNTGYPWLKIADFKLGDRVVNNTHEFIKHEGINKTKLVPKGTLVVSSSGTLGIPIFTGSQMCLYSGFIYFEKLSDKIMPLYLFYYLLKLRQTLQTKGTGAAIKHLQIKTFENLKIDLPSIDNQIHIVNTILFNLFF, from the coding sequence ATGATTTATCAATTAAAAGATTTAGCAATAATTAGCAGAGGATCTCAACCATTCCCTGTTAGTAAATATCTTTCTAATACTGGATACCCTTGGTTAAAAATCGCTGACTTTAAACTTGGAGATAGAGTAGTTAATAATACACATGAATTTATAAAACATGAGGGTATTAATAAAACTAAACTTGTCCCTAAGGGTACTTTAGTTGTTTCAAGTTCTGGGACTCTAGGAATACCAATTTTTACTGGATCACAAATGTGTCTATATTCTGGTTTTATATATTTTGAAAAACTTTCAGATAAAATAATGCCCTTATATCTTTTTTATTATTTACTAAAACTAAGGCAAACACTCCAAACAAAAGGGACTGGTGCTGCTATTAAGCACTTGCAAATTAAAACATTTGAAAACTTAAAAATAGACCTACCATCTATTGATAATCAAATTCACATAGTTAACACTATCTTATTTAATCTCTTCTTCTAA
- a CDS encoding type I restriction-modification system subunit M, translated as MSQIINEDILWKAAEKLRDKVDPADYKNIVLGLVFLKYVSDKYTAKYNELIKYNDGREEDEDYYTAEHVFIVPKESLWTYVASHSKQDNLGQVIDNAFILLEKINNQLKGILPKTYSKSDLDKTALGELVDFFTNNLNMEDADGDFFGQVYEYYVGAFAKYIPTKGGEFFTPKSVVQLMVDILEPYKGRVYDPCCGSGGMFVQCSKFVKEHQGKIDNISIFGQESNPGTWKMAKMNLAIRGLEGNLGERNGDTFTDDLHKSLRADYIIANPPYNLKEFWKPSLQGDPRWVFGKPSEKNGNYAWLSLMYAKLSPKGKAAILMPNGATTSNTQDDYKIRKAMIESGKIDAILALPNKLFANVSISVQCWILNKDKTNKDILFVNADEMGKLISRKIRVLEDDDINKILKAYKDFKSNTLIDLPGFCKKATLDEIIAQDYSLNPGRYVGADESNKLSPEEIKEQLKVASAELLKLMKEGMELEEKVKEILEEEIK; from the coding sequence ATGTCACAAATAATAAACGAAGATATCTTATGGAAAGCAGCAGAAAAACTTAGAGATAAAGTCGATCCTGCTGATTATAAGAATATTGTTTTAGGACTAGTATTTTTAAAATACGTTAGCGATAAATATACCGCAAAATATAATGAATTAATTAAGTATAATGATGGACGCGAAGAAGATGAAGATTATTATACAGCTGAACACGTTTTTATTGTTCCTAAAGAATCATTGTGAACCTATGTAGCTTCACATTCCAAACAAGATAATTTAGGTCAAGTAATTGATAATGCATTTATCTTACTTGAGAAAATTAATAATCAATTAAAGGGTATATTACCAAAAACATATTCAAAAAGCGATTTAGATAAAACTGCTTTGGGTGAATTAGTTGATTTTTTTACTAATAATTTAAATATGGAAGACGCTGATGGTGACTTTTTTGGGCAAGTATATGAATATTATGTTGGTGCTTTTGCTAAATATATTCCAACTAAAGGTGGTGAATTTTTTACCCCTAAATCAGTAGTTCAATTAATGGTTGACATTTTAGAACCTTATAAAGGTAGAGTTTACGATCCTTGTTGTGGCTCAGGTGGAATGTTTGTACAATGTTCTAAGTTTGTTAAAGAACACCAAGGTAAGATTGATAACATTTCAATCTTTGGTCAAGAATCTAATCCTGGAACCTGAAAAATGGCTAAAATGAATTTGGCAATACGAGGCCTTGAAGGAAACCTTGGTGAGCGTAATGGTGATACATTTACTGACGATTTACATAAATCATTACGAGCAGATTATATTATTGCTAATCCACCATACAACTTAAAAGAGTTTTGAAAACCTTCGCTGCAAGGAGATCCACGTTGAGTCTTTGGTAAACCATCTGAAAAAAACGGTAATTATGCTTGATTATCATTAATGTATGCAAAGCTCTCTCCAAAAGGAAAAGCAGCAATCTTAATGCCTAATGGAGCAACAACGTCTAATACCCAAGATGATTATAAAATTCGTAAAGCTATGATTGAATCTGGTAAAATTGATGCAATCTTAGCTTTACCTAATAAATTGTTTGCTAATGTCAGCATTTCAGTGCAATGTTGAATCTTAAATAAAGATAAAACAAATAAAGATATTTTATTTGTTAATGCTGATGAAATGGGTAAACTAATTTCTCGTAAAATTAGAGTATTAGAAGATGACGATATAAACAAAATCCTTAAAGCCTATAAAGACTTTAAGTCTAATACTTTAATAGATCTTCCAGGTTTTTGTAAGAAAGCAACACTGGATGAAATAATTGCCCAGGATTATAGTTTAAATCCTGGGCGATATGTAGGAGCAGATGAATCAAATAAATTATCTCCAGAAGAGATTAAAGAACAGCTAAAAGTTGCATCTGCTGAATTATTAAAACTAATGAAGGAGGGCATGGAACTAGAAGAAAAAGTTAAAGAGATTTTAGAAGAAGAGATTAAATAA